Genomic segment of Deltaproteobacteria bacterium:
TCTCATGCTGCGTCTCCTTCGCGCCGCCCGCGTCGCCCTGACCGAGGAGCGGAAGCCTTGCCTGCGCCCGCCGGAGAGGCCGGTGCGGACTCACCCTCCCCGGCCGGGGGTACGGACGGGGCAAGTCAATACCGCCTCGGGGGCCGCCCGTTAATCGCCGCTTGAGGGTAGCGGCGGCGCGGAAAAGGAGTGACTGCCCATCGGTCGACGCAGCGCATCCAAGGGGCAGCTTGCTTCCCGCGATCACCGTGCGTTAGTCGTCGCCCGCCATCGATGCGAACGCTCGCCCCCGAATCCGAAGGACGGGCCCCGGGGCGCGGCCGGCTCCAGGGCAGACGCCTCCTCGTCGTCGGCGCCGGTCAGCGGGCGATCGACGACCCGGATCCGCCGATCGGCAACGGCCGCGCGATCTGTCTCCTCGCCTCACGCGAGGGAGCGTCCGTGATGTGCGCGGACATGGATGGGGAGAGTGCGTCGAGGACCCTGCACCTGATCGAGCAGGAAGGAGGCCGCGGGCGCGTGATCGTCGGAGACGCCGCCAGCGAGCCGGACATGCAGAGGATCGTTGCCGAAACCACGGGCGCGTTCGGCGGGATCGACGGTCTGGTGATGAACGTCGGTATTGGAGCCGGCGCAGGCCTCGACGGCACCACCCCGGAAGCCTGGGACCGCGTACTGGCCGTCAACGTTCGAGCGCATTTCCTCGGCTGCAAGGCCGCGCTGCCGGCGATGGATCGGGGCGGCGCGATCGTCCTCATCTCGTCCGTGGCCGGGTTGAAGCCCGGCAGCGGAATCCCCGCCTACGACGCGTCGAAGGCGGCGCTGTTCGGTCTCTGCCGGCACGTCGCCCGGGAAGGCGAGAAGAAGCGAGTGCGCGCCAACGTGGTGGTTCCGGGATTGATCGATACCCCCATCGGACGGTGGGCCACGCAGGGCCGGCCGTCCCGTGCGGCGACCGCGATTCCGCTCGGGCGGCAGGGGACGGCGTGGGAGGTCGCCTACGCGACCATCTTTCTGCTCTCGGCCGAGGCCGACTACATCACCGGCCAGCAGCTCGTGGTGGACGGAGGCCTGTCGAGCCTGCGCTGAGCATCACGTCGGCAGGAACTCTTCGTCCAGAATCTGTTGGATCGTGAAGGGGCAGCCGACGGGAAAGTCCTCCTTCCGAAGGCCGGTTTGCGGGACGGCCCGCTTCACCGCATTCACATAGTTCTGCACGAGCTCGCTGGTGAGCTTCGGACGGAGGCTCGGACTCTGTCGGAGTAGTGCCTCGATCTCGAGCCGCTGAGTGACGATCGTGGTCTGCCACGACGGAGAACGTCCATCGGGCTGGTGCTGCCATTTGAGTATGTGCGACAGGAGCACCTGCACCCGGCTGTTCAGCTCCTTCAGATCACGCTTGCCCATGTCCTCGATCTCCTCGGCGGCGTGCTCGACATCGATTTCGTCGAAGCGGCGCGCACGGAGGAGCGCTGCGGTCCGCTGCGTCCAGGAGTAGAAGTCGCTGTCGTAGAGGGCCGCGGCCGTCTTCGCGGCACGGCTCGAGGCGGGCGTTTTCACGGTCGCGATTCTAAGGGTGGTCCCGCTGGGCGGCAATATGTAGAACTGGACACTGAGGGCGGAGCGGGCCTCGTCGATCAGACTCCACGTGTCCCCCGATGGCCGGCGGGGGCGGAGGATGTTATGCGACCTCGTGTTCCCCCGTTTCGCCGGAGCAGCCATGCGCGCCTGGGCCGCGTTCGTGGTTGCGGGCGCCGTCCTCGTCTCCTGCCGGCGCGAGCGCGCGTCGCTCACCGCCGCGGTGGCGCTCCTCCCGAGCGAGTTGCCCGTCTACCGCGCGGTGGTAGCGGACTTCGAGCGGAGGAGCGGGCTCCGCGTCGTCGTCGTGCCGCAGCAGTACGCGGACATCCGCCGTGCGCTCGCCGCCGAGAGCGTCGCCGGGACCGGCACGCTCGATCTGGTCGAGCTGGACGTCTACGCCCTGGCGTCGGCGGCGCCGCACGTGTGTCCCTTCGCGCCGGCCGACGTGGAGCCCGAGCTCGACGCGCTCTCACCCGATGCGGTGCGCGCGGGCACGATCGACGGCCTGCGCTTTCTGCCCCATCGCCTGGGCTGGCAGGCGGTCGTCTACGACCACGCCGCGCTCGGCCGGCCGCCCGAGGACTGGCCAGAGCTGCTCGCGGTCGCCCGCGCCCATCCGGGCAAGGTCGCCTTCAAGGGGTCGCTGTACGAAGGCCTCACCTGCGACGTGCTGCCGTTCGTGTGGGCGGCGGGCGGCAGCGGCGAGGTGCTGGACGACGCCGGCGCGCTCGCCGCCTTCCGGTTCTTCGCCGAGCTCGCCCCCTACCTCCATCCCGGGAGCGCGACCTTCAAGGAGCCGACGGTGGCCGAAGCGATGGCGCGTGGTGAGATCGTGCTCCACCTCAACTGGCCCTTCGTGATGTCGCTCTACGCGAGCCAGGGGCTCGCCCCGGAGCCGATCCGTTCCGCGCCCCTGCCGCACGGACCACACGGCCGCGCGACGGTCCTCGGCGGCGGCTACCTCGGCATCCCGTGCAACGCGCCGCATCGCGCCGCGGCCCTCCGCCTCGTGCACCACCTTTTGGCCCGGGACGTGCAGGCGGAGCTTGCGCGGCGCCTCGGATGGTTCTCTCCGCGCCGCGACGTCGCGGTGGCGGACGGCGGCGAGGCTCTGGCGGGCTTCGCGGCGATGCGCGCCGAGGTACGGCCGCGGCCGGCGCGTGCCGACTACCGGGCCCTCAGCCGCCGCTGGCAGGAGGCGTTCCGCGCCGTCGTCTTCGAGCACCGCGATCCCGATGCGGTGCTGCACGCCGCGGCGAGCGAAGCCGTCAAGAGCCGGTAGCGTGCGTTCCCTGCGCATCTGGGCACCGGCGGCGCCGCTCCTCCTCTACCTGGCGGCCGTCCTGGTCCAGCCGAGCCTCTACGCCGTGAAGCTGTCCTTCACGGACACGCTCACCGGTAGCTTTCCTACCCTCGCGAACTTCCGTCTCATCGCCGGCGACGGGCTCTTCTGGCGCGCGCTCGCCGGCAACGTGCTGCTGCCGGTCGCCATCGTGGCGGTCGAAGTTGCCGGGGGCCTCGCCCTGGCCGTCCTCCTGGCCGCGCGCCTGCCCGGGCGGCGGCTCCTGCGCGCGATCGTCGTCATCCCGTTCGCGCTTCCCGAGGTCGTCTTCCTCACCATCATGCGCTACGTCTTCGCGCCGCGCGGCTACGCCAACGCGGCGCTCGCCGCGGCCGGGCTCGCGCCGGTCGACTGGCTGCTTCCCGGCCGTGCGCTCACCTTCCTCACCGTGGTGGCGGTCGACGCCTGGCACGTGACGCCCGTGGTGTTCCTCATGCTGCTCGCGGCGCTCGTCTCGATCCCCGACGAGATCGGCGAGGCGGCGCGCCTCGACGGCGCGGGTGGGCTCAGGCGCTTCGCGTTCATCACGCTTCCGCTGCTCCGCCCCGCGCTCCTCTCGGCCGTCCTGCTGCGCGGGCTCGACGCGCTCCGCGTGTTCGCGACGCCCCTCATGCTGAC
This window contains:
- a CDS encoding sugar ABC transporter permease, producing MRCCTPRRAKPSRAGSVRSLRIWAPAAPLLLYLAAVLVQPSLYAVKLSFTDTLTGSFPTLANFRLIAGDGLFWRALAGNVLLPVAIVAVEVAGGLALAVLLAARLPGRRLLRAIVVIPFALPEVVFLTIMRYVFAPRGYANAALAAAGLAPVDWLLPGRALTFLTVVAVDAWHVTPVVFLMLLAALVSIPDEIGEAARLDGAGGLRRFAFITLPLLRPALLSAVLLRGLDALRVFATPLMLTGTEGLPVLSTYAYHQWSDYGNDGAAAAASSLLALLSVALTLPLLRRGTAP
- a CDS encoding extracellular solute-binding protein; protein product: MLCDLVFPRFAGAAMRAWAAFVVAGAVLVSCRRERASLTAAVALLPSELPVYRAVVADFERRSGLRVVVVPQQYADIRRALAAESVAGTGTLDLVELDVYALASAAPHVCPFAPADVEPELDALSPDAVRAGTIDGLRFLPHRLGWQAVVYDHAALGRPPEDWPELLAVARAHPGKVAFKGSLYEGLTCDVLPFVWAAGGSGEVLDDAGALAAFRFFAELAPYLHPGSATFKEPTVAEAMARGEIVLHLNWPFVMSLYASQGLAPEPIRSAPLPHGPHGRATVLGGGYLGIPCNAPHRAAALRLVHHLLARDVQAELARRLGWFSPRRDVAVADGGEALAGFAAMRAEVRPRPARADYRALSRRWQEAFRAVVFEHRDPDAVLHAAASEAVKSR
- a CDS encoding DUF29 domain-containing protein; translated protein: MAAPAKRGNTRSHNILRPRRPSGDTWSLIDEARSALSVQFYILPPSGTTLRIATVKTPASSRAAKTAAALYDSDFYSWTQRTAALLRARRFDEIDVEHAAEEIEDMGKRDLKELNSRVQVLLSHILKWQHQPDGRSPSWQTTIVTQRLEIEALLRQSPSLRPKLTSELVQNYVNAVKRAVPQTGLRKEDFPVGCPFTIQQILDEEFLPT
- a CDS encoding SDR family oxidoreductase, encoding MRTLAPESEGRAPGRGRLQGRRLLVVGAGQRAIDDPDPPIGNGRAICLLASREGASVMCADMDGESASRTLHLIEQEGGRGRVIVGDAASEPDMQRIVAETTGAFGGIDGLVMNVGIGAGAGLDGTTPEAWDRVLAVNVRAHFLGCKAALPAMDRGGAIVLISSVAGLKPGSGIPAYDASKAALFGLCRHVAREGEKKRVRANVVVPGLIDTPIGRWATQGRPSRAATAIPLGRQGTAWEVAYATIFLLSAEADYITGQQLVVDGGLSSLR